The proteins below come from a single Pirellulales bacterium genomic window:
- a CDS encoding menaquinone biosynthesis protein — MTTINASSRMRVGAVSYLNTKPLVYQFDRFAPQAELVFDVPGRLADDLTAGRLDVALIPSVEYFRDPSYTMVSDACIACRGPVLSVKLFARVPIAEIRSLALDEGSRTSAVLVQILLAKRFGVRPRIESLPVECGLADTQADAVLLIGDRAIYSPPGWFAAVWDVGDEWCQWTGLPFVFAMWVARAGCDLQEIEQALSQSRDAGLAHLPEIAAAEAAALGLTRPECLAYLRDRLHFQLGPGEREGLALYRRLAEEMQLIDSQSRYADETANSALS, encoded by the coding sequence ATGACGACGATCAACGCTTCGAGCCGGATGCGAGTTGGCGCTGTCAGCTACCTGAACACCAAGCCGCTGGTCTACCAGTTCGACAGGTTTGCCCCGCAGGCCGAATTAGTGTTCGACGTGCCCGGCCGCCTGGCCGACGATTTGACCGCCGGGCGCCTGGATGTGGCGTTAATCCCTTCGGTCGAATACTTCCGCGACCCGAGCTATACGATGGTCTCGGACGCGTGCATTGCCTGTCGTGGGCCGGTTCTTTCGGTCAAGCTCTTCGCCCGCGTGCCGATTGCCGAGATTCGCTCGCTGGCATTAGACGAAGGCTCGCGCACCAGTGCCGTGCTGGTGCAGATTCTGCTGGCCAAGCGCTTTGGCGTACGCCCGCGCATCGAATCGCTGCCCGTCGAGTGCGGACTGGCCGATACGCAGGCCGATGCCGTGCTGCTGATTGGCGATCGGGCGATCTATTCGCCGCCAGGCTGGTTTGCCGCGGTGTGGGACGTAGGCGACGAATGGTGTCAATGGACCGGACTCCCCTTTGTTTTCGCCATGTGGGTGGCACGGGCCGGGTGCGATTTGCAGGAAATCGAGCAGGCGCTATCGCAATCGCGCGATGCCGGTTTGGCTCATCTGCCCGAGATCGCCGCGGCCGAGGCGGCCGCACTGGGGCTGACGCGACCGGAATGCCTGGCGTACCTGCGCGATCGGTTGCACTTTCAACTTGGCCCCGGCGAGCGCGAAGGACTGGCCCTCTATCGGCGCCTGGCTGAGGAAATGCAGTTGATCGATAGCCAGTCGCGCTATGCCGACGAAACCGCCAACTCGGCCCTCTCCTGA
- the mqnC gene encoding cyclic dehypoxanthinyl futalosine synthase, translated as MVTSISQLLDKAVAGDRLSPDEGLRLLESRDLTALGRAADAVTRRMHPERYRTYNIDRNINYTNVCSAVCDFCAFYRKPKSPEGYVLDREVLMTKIQETVDLGGDQILMQGGMNPDLPIEWYEELLRDIRARFPQVNIHAFSPPEIHALTKVAKLPLQTVLERLKAAGLGSLPGGGAEILVDRVRKAMTRGKVMTDDWLNVCRVWHQMGGRGSATMMFGHLETLPERIEHLERLRQLQDETGGFTAFICWTFQPDHTDMSHVPRAGAHEYLKVQAVARLYLDNIPNIQSSWVTQGLKIGQLALCYGANDMGSLMIEENVVASAGTVHYLTLEQIRNAIRELGYEPRQRNVYYELIDEPSADVQPALA; from the coding sequence GTGGTAACTTCGATCTCCCAATTGCTGGATAAAGCCGTGGCCGGCGACCGCCTGTCGCCCGACGAGGGCTTGCGATTGCTCGAGTCGCGCGATCTGACGGCGCTAGGCCGCGCCGCCGACGCCGTCACGCGGCGGATGCATCCCGAGCGATACCGTACCTACAACATCGACCGCAACATCAACTACACCAACGTCTGCTCGGCGGTGTGCGATTTCTGCGCGTTCTACCGCAAGCCGAAAAGCCCCGAAGGGTACGTGCTCGATCGCGAAGTGTTGATGACCAAGATCCAGGAGACGGTCGACCTGGGGGGCGATCAGATCCTGATGCAGGGAGGAATGAATCCCGACCTGCCGATCGAGTGGTACGAAGAGCTGCTACGCGACATCCGGGCGCGATTCCCGCAGGTCAATATCCACGCCTTCAGCCCGCCCGAAATCCACGCATTGACCAAGGTAGCCAAGCTGCCACTACAAACGGTGCTCGAGCGATTGAAAGCCGCGGGCTTGGGAAGCCTGCCCGGCGGCGGGGCCGAGATCCTCGTCGATCGCGTCCGCAAGGCGATGACGCGCGGCAAAGTAATGACCGATGACTGGCTGAATGTCTGCCGGGTGTGGCATCAGATGGGGGGCCGCGGCTCGGCCACGATGATGTTTGGCCATCTCGAAACGCTGCCCGAGCGCATCGAACACCTGGAGCGGTTGCGCCAATTGCAGGACGAGACCGGCGGTTTTACCGCCTTTATCTGCTGGACGTTTCAGCCCGATCATACCGACATGAGCCATGTGCCTCGTGCGGGCGCCCACGAGTACTTGAAAGTGCAGGCCGTGGCGCGGCTGTATCTCGACAACATTCCGAATATTCAGTCGAGTTGGGTCACGCAAGGGCTGAAGATCGGCCAATTGGCCCTATGCTACGGGGCCAACGACATGGGCAGCCTGATGATCGAGGAAAACGTGGTGGCCTCGGCCGGTACGGTGCACTACCTGACGCTCGAGCAAATCCGCAATGCGATTCGCGAATTGGGTTACGAGCCGCGGCAGCGCAACGTGTATTACGAGTTGATCGACGAGCCCTCGGCGGATGTCCAACCGGCACTGGCGTAA
- a CDS encoding ATP-binding cassette domain-containing protein, with the protein MIHVENLTKVYADLRRGKFVALHGIGFEALAGEIFGLLGPNGAGKTTALRVIGTMLRPTSGKVIVNGFDVLTQSSEVRHQIGFVSANTGMYDRMTAWEVVEYFGRLFGIADDDLHARMDQLFERLKMNEIRDVLGAKMSTGMKQKVSIARALVHDPPVLIFDEATNGLDVLAARALLDTVAELRQQGKCIVFSTHIMREAEKLCDRLAIVHRGTILTSGTLEAIRGIHQEHDLEELFFRLISAHDAAHPQRVAS; encoded by the coding sequence ATGATCCACGTCGAGAATCTCACGAAGGTCTATGCCGATCTTCGCCGCGGCAAGTTCGTGGCGCTTCACGGCATCGGCTTCGAAGCCCTGGCGGGCGAAATCTTCGGCCTGCTCGGCCCCAACGGCGCCGGCAAGACCACCGCCCTGCGCGTGATCGGCACCATGCTGCGGCCGACGTCGGGCAAGGTCATCGTCAATGGGTTTGACGTATTGACGCAATCCTCGGAGGTCCGCCATCAGATCGGCTTCGTCTCGGCCAACACCGGCATGTACGACCGGATGACCGCCTGGGAAGTGGTCGAATATTTCGGCCGGCTGTTTGGCATCGCCGACGACGACTTACACGCCCGCATGGATCAGCTTTTCGAACGGCTGAAGATGAACGAGATCCGCGACGTGCTGGGCGCGAAGATGTCGACCGGTATGAAGCAAAAAGTATCGATCGCCCGCGCTTTGGTCCATGATCCGCCGGTGCTGATTTTCGACGAAGCCACGAACGGGCTCGACGTGCTGGCGGCCCGCGCCCTGCTCGACACCGTGGCCGAGCTGCGGCAGCAAGGAAAATGCATTGTCTTCTCGACGCACATCATGCGCGAGGCCGAAAAACTGTGCGATCGTCTGGCCATCGTGCATCGCGGCACGATCCTTACCTCGGGCACGCTCGAGGCGATCCGCGGCATCCACCAGGAGCACGACCTGGAAGAGCTGTTCTTCCGCCTGATTTCCGCCCACGACGCGGCGCACCCGCAACGCGTGGCCTCTTGA
- a CDS encoding ABC transporter permease subunit/CPBP intramembrane protease — MNWSNVKVVFLREVRDQLRDRRTLFMIAVLPVVLYPLLGMSMFQVTQFVREQTTKVLVAGADRLPASPALFEDGHFAERWFHVPDSHLDAVADEKQGIHHQARPANRHVLAVDFLPDDQLAKSDVEQREAWRAALDAGQYDAILYFPPEFAEQLRVLKETVHAERAQDVESIPIVKVPQPEVLFSTASEKSQVTLNRMERILGRWSEELGHENLTAGHIPENAATPFSLVTRDLADKGHRDAALWSKILPFLLLIWALTGAFYPAVDVCAGEKERGTLETLLSSPAERIEIVWGKLLTVMLFSMATSALNLLSMGITGTALLSQLPRFGPPPPLAPVWLLIALVPVSALFSALCMALASFARSTKEGQYYLMPLVLVTLPLVMLPMSPGVELTLGNSLIPVTGVVLLLRAMLEGNYGQAFVYGPPVIMATLACCLLAIRWAVEQFNSESVLFRESERLDIRLWFRQLMHDREDTPTVAGAVFCGVLILLIRFFMGFALPQPQNFAEMARLTLVTQLVVVATPALLMTIMLARSARQTLLLRVPAAATIPAAILLALAIYPIAGWLTVIVQQLYPLNPYLKDALAGLMTDRPELWKMLLVIAVTPAICEELAFRGFILSGLRHLGHKWRAIVISSLLFGITHAVFQQSIVAFLLGLVVGYIAVQTGSLLPGMFYHVTHNSLMVLTLAVTAESFEKYPALGYLMKNAPDGEGYLANGYTVIAAGLVAVVLLNWFRRLPYAKSAEESLEEAIKQHASQAPMA, encoded by the coding sequence ATGAACTGGTCGAACGTCAAAGTCGTTTTTCTTCGCGAGGTCCGCGACCAGCTGCGCGATCGGCGCACGCTGTTCATGATTGCGGTCCTGCCCGTCGTGCTCTACCCGCTGTTGGGCATGAGCATGTTCCAGGTGACGCAGTTCGTGCGCGAGCAAACGACCAAGGTTCTGGTCGCCGGTGCTGATCGTTTACCGGCGTCGCCGGCCTTATTCGAAGATGGCCATTTCGCCGAGCGGTGGTTCCACGTCCCCGATTCGCACCTGGATGCGGTGGCGGACGAGAAGCAGGGGATCCACCATCAAGCCCGGCCCGCAAACCGCCACGTGTTGGCCGTGGATTTCCTCCCCGACGATCAGTTGGCCAAAAGCGATGTGGAGCAACGCGAGGCGTGGCGAGCGGCGCTGGATGCCGGGCAGTACGACGCGATTTTGTACTTCCCGCCGGAGTTCGCCGAACAGTTACGCGTCTTGAAAGAGACCGTGCATGCCGAGCGCGCCCAGGATGTCGAGTCGATCCCCATCGTCAAGGTGCCGCAACCCGAAGTGCTCTTCAGTACGGCCTCGGAGAAGTCGCAAGTCACGCTCAACCGGATGGAGCGAATCCTCGGTCGCTGGAGCGAAGAGCTAGGCCACGAAAACCTGACCGCCGGGCATATTCCGGAGAATGCCGCCACGCCGTTCAGTCTGGTCACCCGCGACCTGGCCGATAAGGGGCATCGCGACGCGGCGCTGTGGTCGAAGATATTGCCGTTCTTGCTGTTGATCTGGGCCTTGACCGGAGCGTTCTATCCGGCCGTCGACGTCTGCGCTGGCGAGAAAGAACGCGGTACACTGGAAACGTTGCTCTCCAGCCCTGCCGAGCGCATCGAAATCGTGTGGGGCAAACTGCTGACGGTCATGCTCTTCAGCATGGCCACCTCGGCGCTGAACCTGTTGAGCATGGGAATCACGGGCACGGCGCTGTTGAGCCAGTTACCCCGCTTTGGTCCTCCGCCTCCTTTGGCGCCTGTGTGGCTGTTGATCGCGCTCGTGCCCGTGTCGGCACTCTTTAGCGCGCTGTGCATGGCGCTGGCCAGCTTCGCGCGCAGCACCAAGGAAGGGCAGTACTACCTGATGCCGCTGGTGCTCGTCACATTGCCGCTGGTGATGCTGCCGATGTCGCCCGGCGTGGAATTGACGCTCGGCAACAGCTTGATTCCCGTGACCGGGGTGGTACTGCTGTTGCGGGCGATGCTCGAAGGAAACTATGGCCAGGCATTCGTCTATGGTCCGCCCGTGATCATGGCCACCCTGGCGTGCTGCCTGCTGGCGATCCGCTGGGCGGTCGAACAGTTCAATTCCGAGTCGGTGCTGTTCCGCGAAAGCGAGCGGCTCGACATTCGTCTCTGGTTCCGGCAACTGATGCACGATCGCGAAGACACCCCCACCGTGGCCGGCGCTGTGTTTTGCGGAGTGCTGATCCTGTTGATCCGCTTCTTCATGGGCTTTGCGCTACCGCAGCCACAGAACTTTGCCGAGATGGCGCGGCTGACGTTGGTCACGCAATTGGTCGTGGTGGCGACGCCGGCTTTGCTGATGACCATCATGCTGGCACGCAGCGCGCGGCAGACTCTGCTGTTGCGCGTGCCTGCGGCCGCGACAATTCCGGCTGCGATTCTGTTGGCGCTGGCCATCTATCCGATTGCCGGCTGGCTGACGGTGATCGTGCAGCAGTTGTACCCGCTGAATCCCTATCTGAAGGACGCTCTGGCCGGCTTGATGACCGATCGCCCCGAGCTGTGGAAGATGCTTCTGGTAATCGCGGTCACACCGGCCATCTGTGAAGAGTTGGCATTCCGCGGGTTCATCCTGTCAGGCCTGCGCCACCTGGGTCACAAGTGGCGGGCCATCGTCATCAGCAGCCTGCTCTTCGGCATCACGCACGCCGTGTTCCAGCAATCGATCGTAGCCTTCTTGCTGGGCCTGGTCGTCGGTTACATCGCCGTGCAAACCGGCAGTCTGCTGCCGGGCATGTTCTATCACGTCACGCACAACAGCCTGATGGTGCTGACGCTTGCCGTTACGGCCGAGTCGTTCGAGAAGTACCCGGCGCTCGGCTACTTGATGAAGAACGCCCCTGACGGCGAAGGTTATCTCGCCAATGGTTACACGGTCATCGCAGCCGGCCTGGTAGCGGTCGTGTTGCTCAACTGGTTCCGCCGCCTGCCGTACGCGAAAAGCGCCGAGGAATCGCTCGAAGAGGCGATCAAGCAGCACGCCAGCCAGGCGCCGATGGCGTAA